One Kushneria konosiri genomic window, TACAACACCGGCCTTGAGCGCGAAAAGCTCATGCAGGTCGAGGCCGTACTGGAAGAGGCGCGTCGGGCGAAGGAGGTCGGGGCGAGTCGTTTCTGCATGGGCGCGGCCTGGAAGAATCCGCGTGCGAAGGACATGCCTTACGTGCTGGAGATGGTGCGCGGCGTGCGTGCCATGGGGCTTGAAACCTGCATGACGCTGGGCATGCTGACCCGGGACCAGGCCGAAGCACTCGAAGACGCCGGCCTTGATTACTACAACCACAATCTGGACACCTCACCGGAGTACTACGGCGAGATCATCACCACGCGCACCTACGCCGACCGGCTTGAAACGCTCGATCACGTGCGTCAGGCCGGCATGAAGATCTGCTCCGGCGGCATTCTCGGTATGGGCGAGAGCGTCAATGACCGCGCAGGCCTGCTGCAGCAGCTCGCCAACCTGCCCACGCACCCCGAAAGCGTGCCGATCAACATGCTGATCCGCATCGAAGGCACGCCGCTGGCTCAGGTCGAAGATCTCGACCCGATCGACTTCATTCGCACCATCGCCGCCGCCCGGATTCTGATGCCCGCCTCTCACGTGCGTCTGGCCGCCGGACGCGAACTGATGAGCGACGAGACCCAGACCCTGGCCTTTTTCGCTGGCGCCAACTCGATTTTCTACGGCGAACGCCTGCTGACCGCGCAGAATCCGCAGGCCGCCCATGATCAACGCCTGTTTGAGCGGCTGGGGCTCTATCCGGAGCAGCGGCACGATGTCGATGACGCCACCCACGAGGCGGTGCTGGATCAGCAGCTTTACCAGGCGCGCGTAGCCGCCATGACCACCGATGCCGCCACCCATTAAGAGGGACAGCATCGAGATGAGTACCTTCGAGCGTGCCCTGCACCATCGCCTCGAGCAGCAAAGGGCAGCCGGGCGTTATCGCCTGCGGCGCAGCCAGCGCGATGCCGGCGTGCATACCCGGATCGATGACCGGGACGTGCTGACCTTTTGCAGCAACGACTATCTGGGACTGGCCACGCACCCGCGTGTGGTGGAGGCCCTGTGTAACGGCGCACGCCAGCATGGCGCCGGCGGTGGCGCCTCGCACCTGGTCAACGGTCATCAGGAGGTTCATGACCGGCTGGAAGCCCGGCTGGCACAGTGGACCGGGCGAGAACGAGCGCTGTTGTTCTCCTGCGGCTACAAGGCCAACCTGGGGGTCATCTCGGCGCTGATGTCCCGCGGCGGCCACGTTGTTCATGACCGGCTCAACCACGCTTCGCTGCTGGATGGCACCCGGCTGTCCGGCGCGCGTCTGCATCGCTTCACCCATGGGGACGTCGCAGCCGCAGCACAAACGCTGGCAGGGCTTCCACCGGACGCCGACCGGCTGCTGGTCAGCGACGGTGTCTTCAGCATGGATGGCGACTGCGCCGACGTGAACGCGCTGGCCCGCCTGGCCGAGCGTCACGACACCCCGTTGATGATCGATGATGCCCACGGACTGGGCGTACTGGGCGCCTCCGGTGCCGGCACGCTGGAGGCGCAGAACGTTCCCCTTGATCAGGTGCCCATTCTGGTCGGCACGCTGGGCAAGGCGCTGGGCACCCAGGGCGCCTTTGTGGCCGGCAGCCACGCCCTGATCGAGTCCCTGATCCAGTTCGCCAAGCCCTTTGTCTATACCACCAGCCTCTCGCCGGCGCTGGCCGCGGCCACGCTGGCCTCGCTTGAGATCGTGCAGTGCGAGCCCGAACGGCGCGCCTATCTGCACCGCCTGATTCAGCGGTTTCGACAGGAACTGACCTCTCTGGCGCTGCCCGGCATCACGCTGATGCCCTCCGAGACGCCCATTCAACCGCTGCTGATCGGCAGCGAGCAGGCAGCGACGGCGCTGTCCGAACGTCTTTATGAAAAAGGCATCCTGTGCACCGCCATTCGCCCGCCGACGGTGCCGACGGGGCACTCACGGCTGCGCGTGACGCTGTCGGCGGCCCACACGCAGGCCGACCTGGATCGACTGCTCGAAACCCTAGCGCGCTGCTGTCGGACAGTGACTTCATGATGACCGCCTCTCCAACCCTGATCCTGCTGCCCGGGTGGGCCATGGCGCCCTCTTCGATGACGGCGCTGGCCGATGAACTTGGAACGCGACTGCCCGGCTGGGTCATCGACTGCCCGCCCCTGCCGGCTACCAGCGATGACACCCTCGAGGTCTGGCTCGATGATCTTGATGCCCGCCTGCCCGAGCATGCCTGGCTGGCCGGCTGGTCGCTGGGCGGCATGCTTGCCATGGCGCTGGCCGACCGGCGCCGCGGGCACTGCCCCGGCGTTATCACGCTGGGCAGCAACTTAAGCTTCGTGACCCGACATGACTGGCGGTACGCCCTGCCGACGGCCACCCTCACGGCCTTTCAGGGCCGCTGGGCAAGCGCCCCGGAAAAGACCCGGTCACGCTTTTTCGCGCTGGTGGCCCGCGGCAGCGCCTCGTACGCCTCCATGATCCGCCAGCTTGAGCAGCATGCGGCAACCCTCACCATTGAGCAGGCACTGGCCGGGCTGTCGCTGCTGGCGCACATCGATCTGCAGACGCAGCTCGCCCCTGGTCTCTGCCCGAGGCTGCACCTTTTTGCCGAGCTTGATGCGCTGGTGCCCTCACATGCCGGTGAGGCCATTCACGAGTGGCAACCCGATAACAGCACGGTCCGTCAGCTGGCCGACACCGGCCATGCCTTTGTGATGGAGCACCCGGAAGCGTGCGCCCGACACATGGTGGCCTTTATCAAGCAAAGCGGGACAGGAGATGTCCATGAGTACTGAGGCGACCCTGCCCCTCAAGCACCGCATCGCGACTAGCTTCTCAAGGGCAGCACCTCACTATGACCACCACGCCGGTCTTCAGCGCGAGGTGGCCGATGATCTGCTTCGCGCCCTGCCGACAAGAGCCATGCCTCAGCGTCTGGCAGATGTCGGCTGCGGCACCGGCTACGTCACCCGCGGACTGCGCGCGCGCTATCCCGAGGCCACCATTACCGGCATTGACCCGGCCCCCGGCATGCTTGAGGAAGCAGCCCGCCGTCACGGCCATGGTCGGTTGTATTGGCAGTCGGGCGAGGCCGAACAGCTGCCTTTTGCAGACGAGTGTCTGGACATGGTGGTGTCCAGCCTGGCCATTCAGTGGTGTGCCACACCAGAAGGTTTTCTCAGGGAAGCCGAGCGCACGCTGCGCCCGGGCGGCTGGCTGGCCTTCACCACTCTGCTTGATGGCAGCCTCAACGAGCTGAAAACCGCCTTTTCAATGATTGAGGACCGTGCGGCGGTCAATGCCTTTCTCACGCATGAGGCGCTCTCGGTCCATCTCCAGGCCAGTCCACTCACGCTTCATACCCTAAAGGTCAGGGATCACCGGGTCTTTCATGACAGCGCCGCCGCCAGTCTGCGGGCGCTGAAGGCCGTGGGCGCTGCCACCCCGGACAGACCGGCACCGCAGGGGCTGATGAGCCGCCGACACTGGGCGGGCGTCACGCAGTCCCTGGAGCGCTTTCGCACCCCGATGGGGCTGCCCACCACCTATCGGGTGGCGCTGGTCCTCATGCAAAAACCTGGAGATCTCCCATGACGGATCACACCTCTGGTCCCTCCCCTTCGGCCTTTTTCGTGACCGGCACCGATACCGATGCCGGCAAGACCCTGATCGCCTCGGGCCTTTTGAGCGCGGCACGTACCCGCGGGCTGACGACCGCCGCCGGCAAGCCCGTCGCGTCCGGCAGCCAGCGCACCTCGCAGGGCCTGCGCAACGCCGATGCTCTGGCCCTGCAGGCCCAGTGCGAGCCTGCGCTTTCTTACGAGGCGGTCAATCCAGTGGCGTTTGAACCGGCCATTGCACCGCATATTGCGGCCAGTGAGGCCAGAAACAGGCTCTCGGTGGCGTCGCTTCTGACGCCCATGCAGACGCTGCTGGCCGCCAGCGCCGACTTCACCCTGATCGAAGGCGCCGGCGGCTGGCGCGTGCCTTTAAGCGATGACGCCTGCCTCTCCGATCTGGCCGTGGCGCTGGATCTGCCGGTCATTCTGGTGGTCGGTGTGCGGCTTGGCGCCATCAATCACGCCCGGCTGACGCTGGAGGCCATCGAGCGAGATGGCCTGAGGGTCGCCGGCTGGGTGGCCAATGTGGTGGATGGCGACACCTCACGCCTGGTCGCCAATCTGGCCACGCTTGAATACTGGTTGAGCCGACGCGGCGGCATTCCCTGCCTGGGCCTGGTCCCTCACCTTGTCGCCCCGAGCCCCGAGCGGGTCGGCGCCTGTCTTGATCTCGATATTTTGCTGGAGCCTCATGAACGATAACGCCACATGGATGCAGCGCGATCTCGCCAGTCTCTGGCATCCCTGCACACAGATGAAGGATCACGAGACCCTGCCGGTCACGCCCATTCGCTCGGGCAAGGGGGTATGGCTTACGGATTTCGAAGGCAATCGCTATCTGGATGCGATCAGCTCCTGGTGGGTCAATATCCTCGGCCACGCCAACGAGCGCATCAACGCGCGCATCAAGACCCAGCTCGACACGCTCGAACACGTCATCCTGTCGGGCTTTACCCATCAGCCGGTGATCGAGCTGTCCGAGCGGCTGGGACGACTGGCCCCCGACGGTCTGGGGCACTGCTTCTACGCCGACAATGGCTCCTCGGCGATCGAGGTGGCGCTCAAGATGAGCTACC contains:
- the bioB gene encoding biotin synthase BioB; translated protein: MPTTRSNAATAESFRHDWQRHEIEALLTLPFNDLLFRAQSVHRQHFDPNAVQISTLLSIKTGACPEDCKYCPQSGHYNTGLEREKLMQVEAVLEEARRAKEVGASRFCMGAAWKNPRAKDMPYVLEMVRGVRAMGLETCMTLGMLTRDQAEALEDAGLDYYNHNLDTSPEYYGEIITTRTYADRLETLDHVRQAGMKICSGGILGMGESVNDRAGLLQQLANLPTHPESVPINMLIRIEGTPLAQVEDLDPIDFIRTIAAARILMPASHVRLAAGRELMSDETQTLAFFAGANSIFYGERLLTAQNPQAAHDQRLFERLGLYPEQRHDVDDATHEAVLDQQLYQARVAAMTTDAATH
- the bioF gene encoding 8-amino-7-oxononanoate synthase, with product MSTFERALHHRLEQQRAAGRYRLRRSQRDAGVHTRIDDRDVLTFCSNDYLGLATHPRVVEALCNGARQHGAGGGASHLVNGHQEVHDRLEARLAQWTGRERALLFSCGYKANLGVISALMSRGGHVVHDRLNHASLLDGTRLSGARLHRFTHGDVAAAAQTLAGLPPDADRLLVSDGVFSMDGDCADVNALARLAERHDTPLMIDDAHGLGVLGASGAGTLEAQNVPLDQVPILVGTLGKALGTQGAFVAGSHALIESLIQFAKPFVYTTSLSPALAAATLASLEIVQCEPERRAYLHRLIQRFRQELTSLALPGITLMPSETPIQPLLIGSEQAATALSERLYEKGILCTAIRPPTVPTGHSRLRVTLSAAHTQADLDRLLETLARCCRTVTS
- the bioC gene encoding malonyl-ACP O-methyltransferase BioC, with protein sequence MSTEATLPLKHRIATSFSRAAPHYDHHAGLQREVADDLLRALPTRAMPQRLADVGCGTGYVTRGLRARYPEATITGIDPAPGMLEEAARRHGHGRLYWQSGEAEQLPFADECLDMVVSSLAIQWCATPEGFLREAERTLRPGGWLAFTTLLDGSLNELKTAFSMIEDRAAVNAFLTHEALSVHLQASPLTLHTLKVRDHRVFHDSAAASLRALKAVGAATPDRPAPQGLMSRRHWAGVTQSLERFRTPMGLPTTYRVALVLMQKPGDLP
- the bioD gene encoding dethiobiotin synthase — encoded protein: MTDHTSGPSPSAFFVTGTDTDAGKTLIASGLLSAARTRGLTTAAGKPVASGSQRTSQGLRNADALALQAQCEPALSYEAVNPVAFEPAIAPHIAASEARNRLSVASLLTPMQTLLAASADFTLIEGAGGWRVPLSDDACLSDLAVALDLPVILVVGVRLGAINHARLTLEAIERDGLRVAGWVANVVDGDTSRLVANLATLEYWLSRRGGIPCLGLVPHLVAPSPERVGACLDLDILLEPHER
- a CDS encoding alpha/beta fold hydrolase, which encodes MMTASPTLILLPGWAMAPSSMTALADELGTRLPGWVIDCPPLPATSDDTLEVWLDDLDARLPEHAWLAGWSLGGMLAMALADRRRGHCPGVITLGSNLSFVTRHDWRYALPTATLTAFQGRWASAPEKTRSRFFALVARGSASYASMIRQLEQHAATLTIEQALAGLSLLAHIDLQTQLAPGLCPRLHLFAELDALVPSHAGEAIHEWQPDNSTVRQLADTGHAFVMEHPEACARHMVAFIKQSGTGDVHEY